In Curtobacterium sp. TC1, the following proteins share a genomic window:
- the pheT gene encoding phenylalanine--tRNA ligase subunit beta, translating to MRVPLRWLGESVDLPEDVTLEHVHAALVSVGFEEEDVHTFDLTGPVVVGRVLERVPEPQKNGKTINWCQVDVGEPEPRGIVCGAHNFDVGDLVVVTLPGAVLPGPFPIAARKTYGHVSDGMIASARELGLGDEHEGILRFADLGMEPTVGEDAIALLGLDDAAVEINVTPDRGYVLSMRGVAREYAHATGASFHDPADRVASRTAEGFSVTIDDQAPIRGRVGASTFVTRVVRGIDPTAKTPAWMVSRLALAGVRAISLPVDITNYVMFELGQPLHGYDLSTVRGGLGVRRAAAGETLETLDGAVRKLDPEDLVITDDDGPVGLAGVMGGARTEISASTTDVLIEAAGFDQVSIARTARRHKLPSEASRRFERGVDPLVAEAAANRAVELLVELAGGTADALGSTLVDTEPRATVTMRTTRPAELIGVDYTDTEVVDTLRAIGATVQADGEQLAVTPPTWRPDLTDDTTLVEEVARIVGYDRIPSVLPVAPPGRGLTPHQQARRRVSAALAAAGLVEAVTAPFVSAATQDAYPGIDPDGGPSVVLANALDSEQNLLRRSGVPALVDAARRNVSRGLLDVALYETSRVFLPATGVTLGTDEVPAGAALPDRATLQALDASLPAQPFHVSALLTGNRVVKQAGVAAEPYGIADAIDAARQVAWAVGVELRVAQTTHPSLHPGRAASLLVGDTVVGVAGELLPELSAAAVLPRVVAVVELDLDAMVTAAPDLVAVAPIVSYPAATQDLSLVVDAGVPAGDVLDAVRSGAGDLLEYARLVDDYRGSGVDEGQKSLTFALRFRATDRTLTAAEATEARDGAVRRAGERFGATLRD from the coding sequence ATGCGCGTCCCACTCCGTTGGCTCGGCGAGTCCGTCGACCTCCCCGAGGACGTCACCCTCGAGCACGTCCACGCGGCGCTCGTGTCGGTCGGCTTCGAGGAAGAGGACGTCCACACCTTCGACCTGACCGGCCCCGTCGTGGTCGGCCGGGTACTCGAACGCGTCCCCGAGCCGCAGAAGAACGGCAAGACCATCAACTGGTGCCAGGTGGACGTCGGCGAGCCCGAGCCCCGCGGCATCGTCTGCGGCGCGCACAACTTCGACGTGGGCGACCTCGTCGTCGTCACGCTGCCCGGTGCCGTGCTGCCCGGCCCGTTCCCGATCGCGGCCCGCAAGACCTACGGCCACGTCTCCGACGGCATGATCGCCTCGGCACGTGAGCTCGGTCTCGGCGACGAGCACGAGGGCATCCTGCGCTTCGCGGACCTCGGCATGGAGCCGACCGTGGGTGAGGACGCCATCGCGCTCCTCGGCCTCGACGACGCCGCGGTCGAGATCAACGTCACGCCGGACCGCGGGTACGTGCTCAGCATGCGCGGTGTCGCGCGCGAGTACGCCCACGCCACCGGGGCGAGCTTCCACGACCCCGCCGACCGCGTCGCCTCCCGCACGGCCGAGGGCTTCTCGGTGACGATCGACGACCAGGCCCCGATCCGGGGTCGCGTCGGCGCGAGCACGTTCGTCACCCGCGTCGTCCGTGGCATCGACCCCACGGCGAAAACACCGGCCTGGATGGTGTCGCGTCTCGCTCTGGCGGGCGTCCGCGCGATCTCGCTGCCAGTCGACATCACGAACTACGTCATGTTCGAGCTCGGCCAGCCGCTGCACGGCTACGACCTGTCGACCGTGCGCGGTGGCCTGGGCGTCCGTCGTGCCGCTGCGGGCGAGACGCTCGAGACCCTCGACGGCGCCGTGCGGAAGCTCGACCCCGAGGACCTCGTCATCACCGACGACGACGGTCCCGTCGGGCTCGCCGGCGTGATGGGCGGTGCCCGCACCGAGATCTCGGCGAGCACGACCGACGTCCTGATCGAGGCAGCCGGCTTCGACCAGGTCTCGATCGCGCGGACCGCTCGCCGCCACAAGCTGCCGAGCGAGGCCTCCCGTCGCTTCGAGCGCGGCGTCGACCCGCTCGTGGCCGAGGCCGCGGCGAACCGCGCCGTCGAGCTCCTCGTCGAGCTGGCGGGTGGGACGGCCGACGCCCTCGGATCGACCCTCGTCGACACCGAGCCCCGCGCGACGGTCACCATGCGGACCACGCGTCCGGCCGAGCTCATCGGTGTGGACTACACCGACACCGAGGTCGTCGACACCCTCCGCGCGATCGGCGCCACGGTGCAGGCCGACGGTGAGCAGCTCGCCGTCACGCCGCCGACCTGGCGCCCCGACCTCACCGACGACACCACGTTGGTCGAGGAGGTCGCGCGGATCGTCGGGTACGACCGCATCCCGAGCGTGCTGCCCGTCGCCCCGCCCGGACGCGGACTCACCCCGCACCAGCAGGCGCGACGTCGGGTCTCCGCGGCCCTCGCGGCGGCGGGCCTGGTCGAAGCGGTGACGGCACCGTTCGTCTCCGCGGCGACCCAGGACGCCTACCCGGGGATCGACCCGGACGGCGGCCCGAGCGTCGTGCTCGCGAACGCCCTCGACAGTGAGCAGAACCTGCTCCGGCGCAGTGGTGTACCGGCCCTCGTCGACGCCGCCCGCCGGAACGTCTCGCGCGGCCTGCTCGACGTCGCGCTCTACGAGACCTCGCGGGTGTTCCTGCCGGCGACGGGCGTGACGCTCGGTACCGACGAGGTCCCGGCCGGAGCCGCGCTGCCCGACCGTGCGACCCTCCAGGCACTCGACGCGTCCCTGCCCGCACAGCCGTTCCACGTGTCCGCACTGCTCACCGGCAACCGCGTCGTCAAGCAGGCGGGCGTCGCCGCCGAGCCGTACGGCATCGCCGACGCGATCGACGCGGCGCGACAGGTCGCGTGGGCCGTCGGCGTCGAACTCCGCGTCGCGCAGACCACCCACCCGTCGCTGCACCCGGGCCGCGCGGCGTCGCTGCTCGTGGGCGACACCGTCGTGGGCGTCGCCGGCGAACTCCTGCCGGAGCTGTCCGCTGCTGCGGTGCTGCCCCGCGTGGTGGCCGTGGTCGAGCTCGACCTCGACGCCATGGTGACCGCGGCCCCCGACCTCGTCGCGGTGGCGCCGATCGTGTCGTACCCCGCTGCGACGCAGGACCTCTCCCTGGTCGTCGACGCCGGGGTCCCGGCCGGTGACGTGTTGGATGCGGTCCGCTCTGGTGCCGGAGACCTGTTGGAGTATGCTCGGCTCGTGGATGACTACCGGGGCTCCGGCGTGGACGAGGGACAGAAGTCCCTGACGTTCGCCCTGCGCTTCCGTGCCACGGACCGCACGCTGACCGCTGCCGAGGCCACCGAGGCCCGCGACGGCGCAGTCCGACGTGCCGGCGAGCGATTCGGGGCGACCCTGCGCGACTGA
- the pheS gene encoding phenylalanine--tRNA ligase subunit alpha — MSEPLEISESAVADAVDAALAAVRATTTVAELKQARAEHTGEQSPLARMNASMRSVPPEQKAAAGKLVGQARGRLNAAIAEQESVLAVAEERARLEAERVDVTALPTHRPTGSRHPLSLLNEAVADIFVGMGWEVAEGPELEHEWFNFDALNFDQDHPARAMADTIFVEPVDRHLVMRTHTSPVQVRSLLSRDLPLYVIAPGRVYRADELDATHLPVFTQVEGIAIDKGLTMAHLRGTLEHFARQVFGAEAQIRLRPNYFPFTEPSAEMDVWQPNAKGGARWVEWGGCGMVNPNVLRAAGIDPDEYQGFAFGMGIERTLQFRNGLNDMRDFLEGDIRFSQQFGTVV, encoded by the coding sequence GTGTCAGAACCTCTCGAGATCAGCGAATCGGCCGTCGCCGACGCCGTGGACGCAGCACTCGCCGCCGTCCGCGCCACGACGACGGTCGCCGAACTGAAGCAGGCCAGGGCCGAGCACACCGGTGAGCAGTCGCCGCTGGCTCGGATGAACGCGTCGATGCGCAGTGTGCCGCCGGAGCAGAAGGCCGCCGCCGGCAAGCTCGTCGGCCAGGCCCGCGGCCGGCTGAACGCGGCGATCGCGGAGCAGGAGTCGGTCCTCGCCGTGGCGGAGGAGCGCGCGCGGCTCGAGGCCGAGCGCGTCGACGTCACCGCGTTGCCGACGCACCGCCCGACCGGCTCGCGCCACCCGCTCTCGCTCCTCAACGAAGCCGTCGCGGACATCTTCGTCGGCATGGGGTGGGAAGTGGCAGAAGGCCCCGAGCTCGAGCACGAGTGGTTCAACTTCGACGCGCTGAACTTCGACCAGGACCACCCGGCCCGGGCCATGGCGGACACGATCTTCGTCGAGCCCGTCGACCGGCACCTCGTCATGCGTACCCACACGTCGCCGGTGCAGGTGCGGTCGCTGCTGTCCCGCGACCTCCCGCTCTACGTCATCGCCCCGGGCCGTGTGTACCGCGCCGACGAGCTCGACGCCACGCACCTGCCGGTCTTCACCCAGGTCGAGGGCATCGCGATCGACAAGGGCCTGACGATGGCGCACCTGCGCGGCACGCTCGAGCACTTCGCCCGCCAGGTCTTCGGCGCCGAGGCCCAGATCCGCCTGCGCCCGAACTACTTCCCGTTCACCGAGCCCAGCGCCGAGATGGACGTCTGGCAGCCGAACGCCAAGGGCGGCGCGCGGTGGGTCGAGTGGGGTGGCTGCGGCATGGTCAACCCCAACGTCCTGCGTGCCGCCGGGATCGACCCGGACGAGTACCAGGGCTTCGCCTTCGGCATGGGCATCGAGCGGACGCTGCAGTTCCGCAACGGCCTGAACGACATGCGTGACTTCCTCGAGGGCGACATCCGCTTCTCGCAGCAGTTCGGAACGGTGGTCTGA